One stretch of Variovorax sp. TBS-050B DNA includes these proteins:
- a CDS encoding lysylphosphatidylglycerol synthase domain-containing protein → MTRDATTLPTAVPVAEKQSLWRRCRRWALPALGLVVLGLLLSHAHKVDWAGAWQALQRYPATVLLAALGLATLSHALYGCFDLIGRRHTRHRLQRWRTWAIAVASYAFNLNLGSLVGGIALRARLYARAGLDETTVAQIVGISLATNWLGYGLLAGSLFAGGAITPPRQAHIGADAFRALGVLMILLAAAYVVACFFLHGRHWVVRGRRIELPTAQLALVQLALSTANWALMGGAMYLLLGQQVPYATTLGVLLAASIVGVVTPIPAGLGVLEAVYLALLSGTVRQGTLMGAVLAYRALYYLLPLAGGIGLYLLLERHAASHPPDGKADTPWPAPTP, encoded by the coding sequence ATGACCCGCGATGCCACCACGCTCCCCACCGCGGTTCCCGTCGCGGAGAAACAGTCGCTCTGGCGCCGCTGCCGCCGCTGGGCGCTGCCGGCGCTCGGGCTGGTGGTGCTCGGCCTGTTGCTGTCGCATGCGCACAAGGTCGACTGGGCCGGCGCCTGGCAGGCGCTGCAGCGCTATCCCGCGACGGTGCTGCTGGCGGCGCTGGGGCTCGCCACGCTGAGCCACGCGCTCTACGGATGCTTCGACCTGATCGGCAGGCGGCACACGCGCCATCGGCTGCAGCGCTGGCGCACCTGGGCCATCGCGGTCGCGAGCTATGCCTTCAACCTCAACCTCGGTTCGCTGGTGGGCGGCATCGCACTGCGCGCGCGCCTCTATGCGCGTGCCGGGCTCGACGAAACCACGGTGGCGCAGATCGTCGGCATCAGCCTGGCGACCAACTGGCTCGGCTACGGGCTGCTGGCGGGCAGCCTGTTCGCGGGCGGCGCCATCACGCCGCCGCGCCAGGCGCACATCGGCGCGGACGCGTTCCGCGCCCTCGGTGTGCTGATGATCCTTCTGGCGGCCGCGTACGTGGTGGCCTGCTTCTTCCTGCACGGGCGGCACTGGGTCGTGCGCGGGCGGCGCATCGAGCTGCCGACCGCGCAGCTCGCGCTGGTGCAGCTCGCGCTCTCCACTGCCAACTGGGCGTTGATGGGCGGTGCGATGTACCTGCTGCTCGGCCAGCAGGTGCCGTATGCGACCACGCTGGGCGTGCTGCTCGCGGCCTCGATCGTCGGCGTGGTCACGCCGATTCCGGCCGGCCTCGGCGTGCTCGAGGCGGTGTACCTCGCGCTGCTCTCGGGCACGGTGCGGCAGGGCACGCTGATGGGGGCGGTGCTGGCCTACCGCGCGCTCTACTACCTGCTGCCGCTGGCCGGCGGCATCGGGCTCTACCTGCTGCTGGAGCGCCATGCCGCCAGCCATCCACCCGACGGAAAGGCCGACACGCCATGGCCCGCGCCAACCCCCTGA
- a CDS encoding nitrile hydratase accessory protein, whose product MSTAMPPLALVPGLPRDGDGPVFAAPWEAQAFAMTLALHEKGLFSWPEWAEALAAQITAAQAAGDPDAGDTYYRHWLAALESLVARKGASSGDELARWRDAWDHAADRTPHGQPIELRDGDFAR is encoded by the coding sequence ATGAGCACGGCGATGCCGCCGCTCGCGCTCGTGCCCGGCCTGCCGCGCGATGGCGACGGGCCCGTCTTCGCGGCGCCGTGGGAGGCGCAGGCTTTCGCGATGACGCTGGCGCTGCACGAAAAGGGCCTGTTCAGCTGGCCCGAATGGGCCGAGGCGCTCGCGGCGCAGATCACGGCCGCGCAGGCCGCGGGCGATCCCGATGCGGGCGACACCTACTACCGGCACTGGCTCGCGGCGCTCGAAAGCCTGGTGGCGCGGAAGGGCGCGAGCTCGGGCGATGAACTCGCGCGCTGGCGCGATGCCTGGGACCATGCGGCCGACCGCACGCCGCATGGCCAGCCGATCGAGCTGCGCGACGGAGACTTCGCGCGCTGA
- a CDS encoding App1 family protein: MSRTAALPPRRRALLAGAAALLGGLAPLRGPQAAERLEPDEEALFLPGTARPTPDGRLEIDIHAWVYERERRWGLNAVFARYLGLDLKNLSPAARLRFNQRTALFHAESEEGKVFELDFDGAAGRLTTPPSGADGRVDMRAVIDMPQASPASEWQRFHAVTGPGELLHRFRGQSLIVPAQGLSVISDIDDTIKRTQVRDRRAMLLNTFARRFEPTPGMAAFYRSLARVPDTRFHYLSASPIQLYPALADFVRDADFPAGSMHLRESTTWRTLIPGDQDSRTHKLRVIERLLADFPARRFMLVGDSGESDPEIYAQVARTHPSRIAHIAIRDVTGEDARAERYAAAFDGIDAALWQVFPGDRAPSPGEQFAR, translated from the coding sequence GTGAGCAGGACAGCCGCGCTGCCGCCACGGCGCCGCGCGCTGCTGGCCGGTGCCGCCGCACTGCTCGGCGGACTGGCGCCGCTGCGCGGGCCGCAGGCGGCCGAGCGGCTCGAACCCGACGAGGAGGCGCTGTTCCTTCCGGGCACCGCGCGGCCCACGCCCGACGGCCGGCTCGAGATCGACATCCACGCCTGGGTCTACGAGCGCGAGCGGCGCTGGGGGCTCAATGCGGTGTTCGCGCGCTACCTGGGCCTCGACCTCAAGAACCTCTCGCCCGCGGCACGCCTGCGCTTCAACCAGCGCACCGCGCTGTTCCATGCGGAGTCGGAGGAAGGCAAGGTGTTCGAACTCGATTTCGACGGCGCCGCCGGCCGCCTGACCACGCCGCCCTCGGGCGCCGACGGGCGGGTCGACATGCGCGCCGTGATCGACATGCCGCAGGCATCGCCCGCGAGCGAGTGGCAGCGCTTCCATGCGGTGACCGGCCCGGGCGAGCTGCTGCACCGCTTCAGGGGCCAGTCGCTGATCGTTCCGGCGCAGGGGCTCTCGGTGATCTCGGACATCGACGACACCATCAAGCGCACGCAGGTGCGCGACCGGCGCGCGATGCTGCTGAACACCTTCGCGCGCCGCTTCGAGCCCACGCCCGGCATGGCGGCCTTCTACCGCAGCCTGGCCCGGGTGCCCGACACGCGCTTTCACTACTTGTCGGCAAGCCCGATTCAGCTCTACCCCGCGCTCGCCGACTTCGTGCGCGACGCCGACTTTCCGGCCGGCAGCATGCACCTGCGCGAGAGCACGACCTGGCGGACGCTGATTCCGGGCGACCAGGATTCGCGCACGCACAAGCTCCGCGTCATCGAGCGGCTGCTGGCCGACTTTCCGGCGCGCCGCTTCATGCTGGTGGGCGATTCGGGCGAAAGCGATCCGGAGATCTACGCCCAGGTGGCGCGCACCCATCCGTCGCGCATCGCGCACATCGCGATCCGCGACGTCACGGGCGAGGACGCGCGTGCCGAGCGTTACGCGGCCGCGTTCGACGGCATCGACGCAGCGCTGTGGCAGGTGTTCCCGGGCGACCGTGCGCCGTCGCCGGGCGAGCAGTTCGCGCGCTAG
- a CDS encoding dihydrofolate reductase encodes MTAAPRINLIFARAANGVIGIKGTMPWHLPEDMVHFKTQTAGAPVVMGRKTWDSLPERFRPLPGRRNIVITRQDDWKADGAQRVGSLEEAIALCEESQVPEMWVIGGAQIYAQAEPLASRVVATELARAYDGDAHAPELSPAHWRETKREAHVSAKEGLPFAFVTYERIGPAKA; translated from the coding sequence ATGACCGCCGCGCCGCGCATCAACCTCATCTTCGCCCGCGCCGCCAACGGCGTGATCGGCATCAAGGGCACCATGCCCTGGCACCTGCCCGAGGACATGGTGCACTTCAAGACGCAGACCGCGGGTGCGCCCGTGGTCATGGGCCGCAAGACCTGGGACTCGCTGCCCGAGCGCTTTCGGCCGCTGCCGGGGCGGCGCAACATCGTGATCACGCGGCAGGACGACTGGAAGGCCGACGGCGCGCAGCGCGTGGGCAGCCTCGAGGAAGCGATCGCGCTCTGCGAGGAATCGCAGGTGCCCGAGATGTGGGTGATCGGCGGCGCGCAGATCTATGCACAGGCCGAGCCGCTCGCATCGCGCGTGGTCGCGACCGAACTGGCCCGCGCCTACGACGGCGATGCGCATGCGCCCGAACTCTCGCCCGCGCACTGGCGCGAGACGAAGCGCGAGGCGCACGTCTCGGCGAAGGAAGGGCTGCCCTTCGCCTTCGTCACCTACGAACGCATCGGCCCCGCGAAGGCATGA
- a CDS encoding hybrid sensor histidine kinase/response regulator, which translates to MSPPAASVEQRILLRTATSRDAFMASAVLARAQVETHTCANLGELVRGLQEGAGAIMLAEEVLADPAAASLIDALGAQPPWSDLPVIVLARQGADSRVIADAMERLANVTVIERPMRVASLVSAARTVLRARNRQYQMRDLLGGLREADQRKTEFLATLAHELRNPLAPMSTALTLLMRKPHEPGEAMRYYELMGRQIDHMVRLVNDLMEVSRITRGKIELRMEAVALDAVIKDAVELSRPLLEGAKHALAMELGDPPLVVRGDGVRLTQVFSNLLNNAAKYTMPGGRIRIVARKEGRDAVVEVWDNGTGIAPEMLTSIFEMFVQVSGTSKAAQGGLGIGLTLVKSLVELHGGSVEALSAGLGQGAMFCVRLPLSRSESGLPAAAPPAVGGWPAALPHAVLVVDDNRDAADALGDLLRSLGAAPRVAYGGQEALRMVADGVRPGIAILDIGMPGMDGCELATRLRADPALSGLVLVALTGWGQQGDKERIAAAGFHHHLLKPLDLAALIAALQEGPR; encoded by the coding sequence GTGAGTCCCCCTGCCGCATCCGTCGAACAGCGCATCCTGCTGCGCACCGCCACCTCGAGGGATGCGTTCATGGCAAGTGCCGTGCTCGCGCGCGCGCAGGTCGAGACGCACACCTGCGCGAACCTCGGCGAACTGGTGCGCGGCCTGCAAGAAGGCGCCGGCGCGATCATGCTCGCGGAAGAAGTGCTGGCCGATCCGGCCGCCGCCTCGCTGATCGATGCGCTCGGCGCGCAGCCGCCCTGGTCCGACCTGCCGGTCATCGTGCTGGCCCGCCAGGGCGCGGATTCGCGCGTCATTGCCGATGCGATGGAGCGGCTCGCGAACGTGACCGTGATCGAGCGGCCGATGCGGGTGGCGTCGCTGGTCAGCGCGGCGCGCACCGTGCTGCGCGCACGCAACCGCCAGTACCAGATGCGCGACCTGCTCGGCGGGCTGCGCGAGGCCGACCAGCGCAAGACCGAGTTCCTCGCGACGCTGGCGCACGAGCTGCGCAATCCGCTCGCGCCGATGAGCACCGCGCTCACGCTGCTGATGCGAAAGCCGCACGAGCCCGGCGAGGCGATGCGCTACTACGAACTCATGGGCCGCCAGATCGACCACATGGTGCGGCTGGTGAACGACCTGATGGAGGTGTCGCGCATCACGCGCGGCAAGATCGAGCTGCGCATGGAGGCCGTCGCGCTCGACGCGGTGATCAAGGACGCGGTCGAACTCAGCCGCCCCCTGCTCGAGGGGGCGAAGCACGCGCTCGCCATGGAGCTCGGCGACCCGCCGCTCGTGGTGCGCGGCGACGGCGTGCGACTGACGCAGGTGTTCTCGAACCTGCTCAACAACGCGGCCAAGTACACGATGCCCGGCGGCAGGATCCGGATCGTCGCGCGCAAGGAGGGCCGCGATGCGGTGGTCGAGGTCTGGGACAACGGCACCGGCATCGCGCCCGAGATGCTGACCTCGATCTTCGAGATGTTCGTGCAGGTCAGCGGCACCTCGAAGGCGGCGCAGGGCGGGCTGGGCATCGGGCTGACGCTGGTGAAGAGCCTGGTCGAACTGCACGGCGGCAGCGTCGAGGCCCTGAGCGCGGGGCTCGGACAAGGCGCGATGTTCTGCGTGCGGCTGCCGCTCAGCCGCAGCGAAAGCGGCCTGCCCGCCGCCGCGCCGCCGGCCGTCGGTGGCTGGCCCGCGGCCCTGCCGCATGCCGTGCTGGTGGTCGACGACAACCGCGATGCGGCCGATGCGCTGGGCGACCTGCTGCGATCGCTGGGCGCCGCGCCGCGCGTGGCCTACGGCGGCCAGGAGGCGCTGCGCATGGTCGCGGACGGCGTGCGGCCCGGCATCGCGATCCTCGACATCGGCATGCCCGGCATGGACGGCTGCGAACTCGCGACCCGGCTGCGCGCCGATCCGGCGCTTTCCGGGCTCGTCCTGGTCGCGCTGACCGGCTGGGGGCAGCAGGGCGACAAGGAACGCATCGCCGCCGCCGGCTTCCACCACCATCTGCTCAAGCCGCTCGATCTGGCGGCGCTGATCGCCGCGCTCCAGGAAGGCCCCCGATGA
- the nthB gene encoding nitrile hydratase subunit beta translates to MSYITQADLGGLPGFGAVAPEPEGELFHAAWEPRALALTLAMGATGSWNIDASRAARETLPAYRRMSYYAIWLAALEQLMRERGQLFPDEIEAGAMRHPGAPVARVLRAADVPAVLAKGSPAARPAPGPARFAVGDAVRMRGAAVDHHTRLPGYVRGRRGMVERVHGAHVFADTHARGLGEQPQWLYTVVFDEAELWGGEAPRQNLAVSVDAWESYLEHAA, encoded by the coding sequence ATGAGCTACATCACGCAGGCCGACCTCGGCGGGCTGCCCGGTTTCGGCGCGGTCGCGCCCGAGCCCGAGGGCGAGCTGTTCCACGCCGCCTGGGAGCCGCGCGCGCTCGCGCTCACGCTCGCGATGGGCGCCACCGGCTCCTGGAACATCGATGCGAGCCGCGCCGCGCGCGAGACGCTGCCGGCCTACCGGCGCATGAGCTACTACGCGATCTGGCTCGCCGCGCTCGAGCAACTGATGCGCGAACGCGGCCAGCTCTTCCCCGACGAGATCGAGGCCGGCGCGATGCGCCATCCGGGGGCGCCGGTCGCGCGCGTGCTGCGCGCCGCCGATGTGCCCGCCGTGCTCGCCAAGGGTTCGCCCGCGGCACGCCCCGCACCGGGCCCCGCGCGCTTCGCGGTCGGCGACGCGGTGCGCATGCGCGGCGCCGCGGTCGACCACCACACGCGGCTGCCCGGCTACGTACGCGGCCGGCGCGGCATGGTCGAGCGGGTGCACGGCGCGCACGTGTTCGCCGACACCCATGCACGCGGCCTCGGCGAGCAGCCGCAATGGCTCTACACCGTCGTCTTCGACGAAGCCGAGCTCTGGGGCGGTGAAGCGCCGCGCCAGAACCTCGCGGTCTCGGTCGACGCGTGGGAGAGCTACCTGGAGCACGCAGCATGA
- a CDS encoding thymidylate synthase gives MNARPIRSQYEDFMRHVDTHGVYKSDRTGTGTKSVFGHQMRFDLNEGFPLVTTKKVHVKSIIQELLWFLTGSSNNNWLRERGVTIWDEWAREDGDLGPVYGVQWRSWPTPDGGHIDQIAEVVKTLKTNPDSRRIIVSAWNVAELSKMALMPCHAFFQFYVAPPQNDGERGRLSCQLYQRSADIFLGVPFNIASYALLTHMMAQQCDLDVGDFIWTGGDCHIYINHAEQVALQLGRTPYPYPTLRIKRRPDSIFDYRYEDFEFEDYKHHDAIKAPVAV, from the coding sequence ATGAATGCCCGCCCGATCCGCTCCCAGTACGAAGATTTCATGCGCCACGTCGACACCCATGGCGTGTACAAGAGCGACCGCACGGGCACCGGCACCAAGAGCGTGTTCGGCCACCAGATGCGCTTCGACCTGAACGAAGGCTTTCCGCTGGTCACCACCAAGAAGGTGCACGTGAAGTCGATCATCCAGGAACTGCTGTGGTTCCTGACCGGTTCGAGCAACAACAACTGGCTCCGGGAGCGCGGCGTCACGATCTGGGACGAGTGGGCGCGCGAGGACGGCGACCTCGGCCCCGTCTACGGCGTGCAATGGCGCAGCTGGCCCACGCCCGACGGCGGCCACATCGACCAGATCGCCGAGGTGGTCAAGACCCTGAAGACCAACCCCGATTCGCGCCGCATCATCGTGAGCGCCTGGAACGTGGCCGAGCTCTCGAAGATGGCGCTCATGCCCTGCCACGCCTTCTTCCAGTTCTACGTGGCCCCGCCGCAGAACGACGGCGAGCGCGGCCGGCTCAGCTGCCAGCTCTACCAGCGCAGCGCCGACATCTTCCTCGGCGTGCCCTTCAACATCGCGAGCTACGCGCTGCTCACCCACATGATGGCGCAGCAGTGCGACCTCGACGTGGGCGACTTCATCTGGACCGGCGGCGACTGCCACATCTACATCAACCATGCCGAGCAGGTGGCGCTGCAGCTCGGCCGCACGCCCTACCCCTATCCCACGCTGCGCATCAAGCGCCGGCCCGATTCGATCTTCGACTACCGGTACGAAGACTTCGAATTCGAGGACTACAAGCACCACGATGCGATCAAGGCGCCGGTGGCGGTCTGA
- a CDS encoding FAD-binding oxidoreductase: MTSSSPALLDQLRAIVGAPHVLTEGDLAAYEQDWRKRARGRSLAVVRPADARQVAEVVKACAAAGTAIVPQGGNTGLAVGSIPDDSGTQVVLSLQRLNAIRSIDAANLTMTVEAGCILQTLQEAAEKQGYLFPLSLAAEGSCTIGGNLATNAGGTQVVRYGNTRDLCLGLEVVTPQGEIWEGTSGLRKDNTGYDLRDLMIGSEGTLGIITAATMKLYPLPAAQLTAWAAVPSLDHAVTLLGLAHKHLGSGLTGFEVMGRFALSLVDKHMPQLRVPFIGDEAVPYCVLLENSDNESEDHARSRFEALLETAFEDGCVTDAVVAENLTQAHQLWHIRESIPLAQAEEGLNIKHDISVPVSRIPAFVAETDALLEREIAGVRLVNFGHLGDGNLHYNVQAPENIDTKAFLKNEEERINTLVYDAVQKFGGSFSAEHGVGSLKVDKLEKHKSPVALGMMRAIKRGLDPKNILNPGRVIRV; this comes from the coding sequence ATGACCTCCTCTTCCCCCGCATTGCTCGACCAGCTGCGCGCCATCGTCGGCGCGCCCCACGTACTCACCGAGGGCGACCTCGCCGCCTACGAGCAGGACTGGCGCAAGCGCGCGCGCGGCAGATCGCTCGCCGTCGTGCGGCCGGCCGACGCACGGCAGGTGGCCGAGGTGGTCAAGGCCTGCGCCGCGGCCGGCACCGCCATCGTGCCGCAGGGCGGCAACACCGGCCTCGCGGTCGGCTCCATTCCGGACGACAGCGGCACGCAGGTGGTGCTGAGCCTGCAGCGGCTCAACGCCATCCGCAGCATCGACGCGGCCAACCTCACCATGACGGTGGAGGCCGGCTGCATCCTCCAGACGCTGCAGGAGGCGGCCGAGAAGCAGGGCTACCTGTTCCCGCTGAGCCTCGCGGCCGAGGGCAGCTGCACCATCGGCGGCAACCTCGCGACCAATGCGGGCGGCACGCAGGTGGTGCGCTACGGCAACACACGCGACCTGTGCCTGGGCCTCGAAGTGGTCACGCCGCAGGGCGAGATCTGGGAAGGCACCAGCGGCCTGCGCAAGGACAACACCGGCTACGACCTGCGCGACCTGATGATCGGCAGCGAAGGCACGCTGGGCATCATCACCGCGGCCACGATGAAGCTCTATCCGCTGCCGGCGGCGCAGCTCACGGCCTGGGCCGCGGTGCCGTCGCTCGACCATGCGGTGACGCTGCTGGGCCTCGCGCACAAGCACCTGGGTTCGGGCCTCACGGGCTTCGAGGTGATGGGCCGCTTCGCGCTGAGCCTGGTCGACAAGCACATGCCGCAGCTGCGCGTGCCGTTCATCGGCGACGAAGCCGTGCCGTACTGCGTGCTGCTCGAGAACTCCGACAACGAGTCGGAGGACCATGCGCGCTCGCGCTTCGAGGCGCTGCTCGAAACCGCCTTCGAGGACGGCTGCGTGACCGACGCGGTGGTGGCCGAGAACCTCACGCAGGCGCACCAGCTCTGGCACATCCGCGAGAGCATTCCGCTCGCGCAGGCCGAGGAAGGGCTGAACATCAAGCACGACATCTCGGTCCCGGTGTCGCGCATCCCCGCCTTCGTGGCCGAGACCGATGCGCTGCTCGAACGCGAGATCGCGGGCGTGCGCCTCGTGAACTTCGGGCATCTCGGCGACGGCAACCTGCACTACAACGTGCAGGCGCCCGAGAACATCGACACCAAGGCCTTCCTCAAGAACGAGGAAGAGCGCATCAACACGCTGGTGTACGACGCGGTGCAGAAGTTCGGCGGCTCTTTCTCGGCCGAGCACGGCGTCGGCTCGCTCAAGGTCGACAAGCTCGAGAAGCACAAGTCGCCGGTGGCGCTCGGGATGATGCGCGCGATCAAGCGCGGGCTCGATCCGAAGAACATCCTCAACCCGGGCCGCGTGATCCGGGTCTAG
- the ligD gene encoding DNA ligase D — MARANPLKRYKEKRDFDVTPEPAEGGASLPGTLQFVVQKHWARRLHYDFRIELDGAMKSWAVPKGPSYDTHDKRMAVHVEDHPISYNQFEGEIPARQYGAGKVIIWDKGTWTPIGDARKAYRAGHIKFELHGYKLRGRWALVRMHGKQDDKQDAWLLIKEHDEYARPASEFSVVDQFPDSVAEMPMPTPGAAAAPPAASAAAAPAPRRRGGKAAASGAPADAVKAALPAKLSPLLATLVDGPPPDPGNWIYEIKFDGYRLLTRIDAKGTVRLFTRNGHDWSERMPHLVRAIERMKLAPCWLDGEIVVLNESGGTDFQALQNAFDSEKTRNIVYFLFDLPHHGGFDLTGVPLLERRALLQSLLAKAPPEIRFSEIFDAPPEDIVASACKIGLEGVIGKRKNSTYASRRSPDWIKLKCSRRQEFVIGGYTDPKGSRVGIGALLIGVHDEKGDLVYSGAVGAGFNGRSLTEMLDRLTPLRSDERPFKNPTENDRRAHWVKPVLLAEVTFSDWTKDGHVRHPVFHSVRTDKPAKAIVREKPVHQPAAPRDAAREDAPAATMPANFKVSHADRVVDPSTGITKVEVVRFYGLVAPLMMEHLKGRPVSFVRAPQGIAGQHFFQKHVEAGQMDGVRQLDRALWPSHPELIEVAGPLGLLSAAQMNVVEFHTWNGVKTLIAKPDRMTFDLDPGEGVGWPMVLQSAELMRVVLDELGLPAFCKTSGGKGLHVVVPLKRQYDWDTVKDFSQAIVRHMARTLPQMFVAKSGPSNRIGRIFIDYLRNGFGATTVCAWSLRARPGMGVSVPVDWEEVPTLTGGAQWNLRNIHTRLDRGNAPWAGYAKAAISPGAAMRKLGFEAGARGRKR; from the coding sequence ATGGCCCGCGCCAACCCCCTGAAGCGCTACAAGGAGAAGCGCGACTTCGACGTCACGCCGGAGCCCGCGGAGGGCGGTGCCTCGCTGCCCGGCACGCTGCAGTTCGTGGTGCAGAAGCACTGGGCGCGGCGGCTGCACTACGACTTCCGCATCGAGCTCGACGGCGCGATGAAGAGTTGGGCGGTGCCCAAGGGCCCGAGCTACGACACGCACGACAAGCGCATGGCGGTGCATGTGGAGGACCACCCCATCTCGTACAACCAGTTCGAGGGCGAGATACCGGCGCGGCAGTACGGCGCGGGCAAGGTCATCATCTGGGACAAGGGCACCTGGACGCCGATTGGCGATGCACGCAAGGCCTACCGCGCGGGCCACATCAAGTTCGAGCTGCACGGCTACAAGCTGCGCGGCCGTTGGGCGCTGGTGCGCATGCACGGCAAGCAGGACGACAAGCAGGACGCGTGGCTGCTGATCAAGGAGCACGACGAGTACGCGCGGCCCGCGAGCGAGTTCAGCGTGGTCGACCAGTTTCCCGACAGCGTGGCCGAGATGCCCATGCCCACGCCCGGCGCCGCGGCAGCGCCGCCGGCCGCGTCGGCTGCCGCCGCCCCTGCACCGCGGCGGCGCGGCGGGAAGGCCGCTGCGAGCGGCGCACCGGCCGATGCGGTGAAGGCAGCGCTGCCGGCCAAGCTCTCGCCGCTGCTGGCCACGCTGGTCGACGGCCCGCCGCCCGACCCGGGCAACTGGATCTACGAGATCAAGTTCGACGGCTACCGGCTGCTCACGCGCATCGACGCCAAGGGCACGGTGCGGCTCTTCACGCGCAACGGGCACGACTGGAGCGAGCGCATGCCGCACCTCGTGCGTGCCATCGAGCGCATGAAGCTCGCGCCGTGCTGGCTCGACGGCGAGATCGTGGTGCTCAACGAATCCGGCGGCACCGATTTCCAGGCGCTGCAGAATGCCTTCGACAGCGAAAAGACGCGCAACATCGTCTACTTCCTGTTCGACCTGCCGCACCATGGCGGCTTCGACCTGACGGGTGTGCCGCTGCTCGAGCGCCGCGCGCTGCTGCAGTCGCTGCTCGCCAAGGCGCCGCCCGAGATCCGCTTCAGCGAGATCTTCGACGCGCCGCCCGAGGACATCGTCGCCTCGGCCTGCAAGATCGGCCTCGAGGGCGTCATCGGCAAGCGCAAGAACAGCACCTATGCCTCGCGCCGCTCGCCCGACTGGATCAAGCTCAAGTGCTCGCGCCGGCAAGAGTTCGTCATCGGCGGCTACACCGATCCCAAGGGCTCGCGCGTGGGCATCGGCGCGCTGCTGATCGGCGTGCACGACGAGAAGGGCGACCTCGTCTATTCCGGTGCCGTGGGCGCGGGCTTCAACGGCCGTTCGCTGACCGAGATGCTCGACAGGCTGACGCCGCTGCGCAGTGACGAGCGGCCGTTCAAGAACCCGACCGAGAACGATCGCCGCGCGCACTGGGTCAAGCCCGTACTGCTGGCCGAGGTGACTTTCTCCGACTGGACCAAGGACGGCCACGTGCGCCATCCGGTCTTCCACAGCGTGCGCACCGACAAGCCGGCGAAGGCGATCGTGCGCGAGAAGCCGGTGCACCAGCCCGCCGCACCGCGCGACGCGGCACGCGAGGACGCGCCTGCCGCCACCATGCCCGCCAACTTCAAGGTCTCGCATGCCGACCGCGTGGTCGATCCCTCCACCGGCATCACCAAGGTGGAGGTGGTGCGCTTCTACGGGCTCGTCGCGCCGCTGATGATGGAGCACCTGAAGGGCCGGCCGGTGTCCTTCGTGCGCGCGCCGCAGGGCATCGCGGGGCAGCATTTCTTCCAGAAGCATGTCGAGGCCGGCCAGATGGACGGCGTGCGGCAGCTCGACCGCGCGCTCTGGCCCTCGCATCCCGAACTGATCGAGGTGGCGGGGCCGCTCGGCCTGCTGAGCGCGGCGCAGATGAACGTGGTCGAGTTCCACACCTGGAACGGCGTGAAGACGCTGATCGCGAAGCCCGACCGCATGACCTTCGACCTCGACCCCGGCGAGGGCGTGGGCTGGCCCATGGTGCTGCAGTCCGCCGAGCTGATGCGCGTGGTGCTCGACGAGCTGGGCCTGCCAGCTTTCTGCAAGACCAGCGGCGGCAAGGGCCTGCACGTGGTGGTGCCGCTCAAGCGGCAGTACGACTGGGACACGGTGAAGGACTTCTCGCAGGCCATCGTGCGCCACATGGCCCGCACGCTGCCGCAGATGTTCGTCGCCAAGAGCGGGCCGAGCAACCGCATCGGCCGCATCTTCATCGACTACCTGCGCAACGGCTTCGGCGCCACCACCGTCTGCGCATGGTCGCTGCGCGCGCGGCCGGGCATGGGCGTGTCGGTGCCGGTGGATTGGGAAGAGGTGCCGACGCTCACGGGCGGCGCGCAGTGGAACCTGAGGAACATCCACACCCGGCTCGACCGCGGCAACGCGCCGTGGGCCGGCTATGCGAAGGCCGCGATCAGCCCGGGGGCGGCCATGCGGAAACTCGGCTTCGAGGCCGGTGCGCGGGGGCGAAAGCGCTAG